Proteins encoded together in one Papaver somniferum cultivar HN1 unplaced genomic scaffold, ASM357369v1 unplaced-scaffold_21, whole genome shotgun sequence window:
- the LOC113339846 gene encoding uncharacterized protein LOC113339846, protein MAAITRKRSSSRFFASYRVFAVVVSIFVYAEMVSAWQSICVPGDIYMDSQTDDIIMPVCSNCTTWCESECSKLKLSKVKDTDKCNTDDPSGTLLKCKCCCEKRHLLFPPQKPIPPYANEFDGPEPQNFPICVGNQTSQTFEHPDGNDCIDKPECEKSCNDKGLSKARSECVAKGTLDSLTWYEQCCCEKPPPCEANCSLLSRLVCVVRSSCKCCSKSTDGGRGATEAYRPNY, encoded by the exons ATGGCAGCAATAACTAGGAAAAGATCCTCCTCCAGGTTCTTTGCTAGTTACCGTGTCTTTGCAGTAGTTGTATCTATATTTGTCTATGCAG AGATGGTATCGGCGTGGCAGAGTATATGTGTTCCTGGAGATATATACATGGACTCACAGACTGACGACATTATCATGCCGGTGTGCAGCAACTGTACAACTTGGTGTGAATCAGAGTGTTCAAAGTTGAAACTTTCCAAGGTCAAGGACACAGATAAGTGCAATACAGATGATCCTTCGGGTACTCTCCTCAAATGCAAGTGTTGCTGCGAAAAACGGCACTTGCTCTTCCCCCCACAAAAACCAATCCCTCCTTATGCAAACGAATTTGATGGCCCTGAACCGCAAAATTTTCCGATATGTGTGGGTAACCAAACATCTCAAACTTTTGAACATCCAGATGGGAATGATTGCATAGACAAACCAGAATGTGAGAAAAGTTGTAACGATAAAGGCCTTTCAAAAGCAAGGTCTGAGTGTGTAGCAAAAGGTACTCTTGATTCTCTTACTTGGTATGAGCAATGTTGTTGTGAAAAGCCCCCACCATGTGAAGCCAATTGCTCTCTCCTCAGCAGACTGGTATGCGTGGTTCGTTCATCCTGCAAGTGTTGTTCCAAGAGCACTGATGGAGGGAGAGGTGCAACTGAGGCCTATAGACCCAATTATTAG
- the LOC113340239 gene encoding uncharacterized protein LOC113340239: MAAITTLLPHMCPKVSYTKNAIVCFGMPSRHFGSSLWKVNHLQELVVRKHKARARSLSRKIISNGYVEKDSYKTKIYKRLDSCLVIPPPAGKKPRAIIKFLGGAFVGAVPEVTYSYLIELLAKEGYLVISVPYNVTFDHSEAATEVYEKFNACLDMILASGIPDANLAAKDLIDLPIFSVGHSNGALLQLLTGSYFGEKIPKANAIISFNNRPASEAVPYFEQFGPLVSQMVPVVEASPVYSLATSASEDAWKALLDAAGAIAQEYDQEARVSFNKFVNQLPSVMNQVTQGISEFKPTPAENRDCFMNSYSVPHTLLVKFSSDAIDETDVVEEILKPRIESVGGTLEKVTLSGTHLTPCIQDIKWQVGYAYTPVDAIAQSLKTLSVNDTRVLARTVTDWFKSFET; the protein is encoded by the exons ATGGCAGCGATTACCACGTTACTGCCGCATATGTGCCCCAAAGTCTCTTATACAAAGAATGCCATAGTCTGTTTTGGAATGCCCTCTCGTCACTTCGGAAGTTCTTTATGGAAAGTGAATCACTTACAGGAGCTGGTGGTGAGGAAACACAAAGCACGTGCAAGGAGTTTGTCTAGGAAGATAATTTCTAATGGATATGTGGAGAAGGATTCATATAAAACTAAAATTTATAAAAGGCTGGATTCTTGCTTGGTTATCCCCCCACCAGCGGGTAAGAAGCCTCGGGCAATTATCAAGTTCCTGGGAGGTGCCTTTGTTGGAGCTGTTCCTGAAGTTACATATAG CTATTTAATCGAGCTTTTGGCAAAGGAAGGCTATCTTGTAATCTCCGTACCGTATAATGTGACATTTGATCATTCTGAAGCTGCTACGGAAGTGTATGAAAAATTTAATGCTTGCTTGGATATGATCTTAGCATCTGGAATTCCTGATGCTAATCTGGCAGCCAAAGATCTTATTGATCTTCCTATTTTTTCTGTTGGTCATAG CAATGGTGCACTTCTTCAGTTGCTGACGGGAAGCTATTTTGGTGAAAAGATACCAAAG gCTAATGCTATAATCTCATTCAACAACAGGCCAGCATCAGAGGCTGTCCCATACTTTGAACAG TTTGGTCCTCTAGTAAGTCAAATGGTGCCTGTAGTGGAAGCATCTCCCGTATATTCACTGGCTACAAGCGCTTCAG AAGATGCATGGAAGGCATTGCTTGATGCAGCTGGAGCGATCGCACAAGAATATGATCAAGAAGCCAGGGTGTCTTTCAATAAATTTGTCAATCAGTTGCCCTCGGTTATGAATCAG GTTACCCAAGGAATATCTGAATTCAAGCCAACACCTGCTGAGAACCGTGATTGCTTTATGAACTCTTACAGTGTACCTCACACACTACTA GTGAAATTCAGTTCTGATGCAATTGATGAAACAGATGTGGTTGAAGAGATCTTGAAGCCACGCATAGAATCTGTTGGTGGCACACTTGAAAAAGTCACATTAAGTGGCACTCATCTCACACCATGTATACAG GATATCAAATGGCAAGTAGGTTACGCATACACACCAGTAGACGCTATTGCTCAAAGTCTTAAAACTCTCTCCGTAAACGACACTAGGGTTCTCGCACGAACCGTCACGGACTGGTTTAAGAGCTTTGAGACCTAG